A genomic window from Winogradskyella sp. J14-2 includes:
- a CDS encoding aconitate hydratase, with the protein MAFDIDMIKKVYANMTERVDAARDIVGKPLTLSEKILYAHLWDGKPTKAFTRGKDYVDFAPDRVACQDATAQMALLQFMQAGKPKVAVPTTVHCDHLIQAKDGAATDLKHANDTSSEVFNFLESVSNKYGIGFWKPGAGIIHQVVLENYAFPGGMMIGTDSHTVNAGGLGMVAIGVGGADAVDVMAGMAWELKFPKLIGVRLTGKLSGWTAPKDVILKVAEILTVKGGTGAIVEYFGPGALSMSCTGKGTICNMGAEIGATTSTFGYDDSMERYLRATDRADVADEANKIKEYLTADAEVYANPEQYFDQVIDINLSELGPLLNGPFTPDLSTTVGKEMTEKAKANEWPMQVEWGLIGSCTNSSYEDLSRASSIAQQALDKGLKTKAEFGINPGSEQVRYTAERDGILQVFEKLDAKIFTNACGPCIGQWARYSDPKNAPKNSIVHSFNRNFAKRADGNPNTHAFVASPEITAAIAIAGRLDFNPMTDTLINENGEEVMLDEPTGWELPPKGFDVKENGYLEPLADGTGVEVTVKDDSERLQLLTPFKPIGNSITGAKLLIKAFGKCTTDHISMAGPWLRFRGHLDNIANNTLIGAVNAFNQKTNFVKNQLTGEYGGVPDTQREYKKNGIWSVVVGDHNYGEGSSREHAAMQPRHLGVAAVIVKSFARIHETNLKKQGMLGLTFANEADYDLIQEDDTFNFLDLNEFAPDKQLHVEVVHADGSKDVIALNHTYNDAQILWYKEGSALNLIKKQNA; encoded by the coding sequence ATGGCATTTGACATTGATATGATAAAAAAGGTTTATGCTAACATGACCGAGCGCGTAGATGCGGCTAGAGATATTGTTGGAAAACCATTAACACTTTCAGAAAAAATATTGTACGCTCACCTTTGGGATGGTAAACCTACCAAAGCCTTTACAAGAGGTAAGGATTATGTAGATTTTGCACCAGATAGAGTAGCTTGTCAAGATGCAACTGCTCAAATGGCACTGCTTCAGTTTATGCAAGCAGGTAAACCTAAAGTAGCAGTTCCTACAACGGTACATTGCGATCATTTAATACAAGCTAAAGACGGTGCAGCGACAGATTTAAAACATGCAAATGACACCAGTAGCGAAGTTTTTAATTTCTTAGAGTCAGTGTCTAATAAGTATGGCATTGGTTTCTGGAAACCAGGCGCAGGTATCATACATCAAGTCGTATTGGAGAACTATGCGTTTCCGGGAGGTATGATGATTGGTACAGACTCGCACACAGTTAACGCAGGCGGACTTGGTATGGTGGCAATCGGTGTTGGTGGTGCAGATGCAGTAGATGTTATGGCTGGCATGGCCTGGGAACTTAAATTTCCAAAATTAATAGGTGTAAGATTAACAGGAAAATTATCTGGATGGACTGCACCCAAAGATGTTATTTTAAAAGTTGCCGAGATTTTAACAGTTAAAGGAGGTACTGGTGCTATCGTTGAATATTTTGGTCCAGGTGCATTATCTATGTCTTGTACTGGTAAAGGAACGATTTGTAACATGGGTGCCGAGATAGGTGCAACAACATCTACTTTTGGATACGATGATTCTATGGAGCGTTACTTACGTGCCACAGATAGAGCAGATGTTGCTGACGAAGCCAACAAGATTAAAGAATATCTAACTGCAGACGCTGAGGTATATGCAAATCCGGAGCAATACTTTGACCAGGTTATAGATATTAACCTCTCTGAGCTAGGCCCATTATTAAACGGACCATTTACACCAGATTTGTCAACAACTGTTGGTAAGGAAATGACAGAGAAAGCGAAAGCTAACGAATGGCCAATGCAAGTAGAATGGGGATTGATAGGTTCTTGTACAAACTCGTCTTACGAAGATTTATCTAGAGCATCATCTATAGCACAGCAAGCCTTAGATAAAGGATTAAAAACAAAAGCTGAATTTGGTATCAACCCAGGTTCCGAACAGGTCCGTTATACTGCGGAGCGCGATGGGATACTTCAAGTTTTTGAAAAATTAGACGCAAAGATCTTTACAAATGCTTGCGGCCCTTGTATTGGGCAGTGGGCAAGATACAGCGATCCTAAGAATGCACCCAAAAATAGTATTGTACATTCATTTAATAGAAACTTTGCAAAACGTGCAGACGGTAACCCAAATACCCATGCCTTTGTGGCTTCGCCAGAAATTACGGCAGCTATCGCAATTGCAGGTAGATTAGACTTTAACCCAATGACAGATACCTTAATAAATGAAAATGGTGAAGAAGTGATGTTAGATGAACCAACAGGATGGGAGTTGCCACCCAAAGGTTTTGATGTGAAAGAAAATGGATATTTAGAACCGCTTGCAGATGGAACCGGTGTAGAAGTCACTGTTAAGGATGATTCTGAAAGATTACAGTTGTTAACACCTTTTAAGCCCATTGGTAATTCTATAACAGGCGCAAAATTGTTAATAAAAGCATTTGGTAAATGTACGACAGACCACATCTCTATGGCAGGCCCTTGGTTACGTTTTAGAGGCCACTTAGATAACATTGCAAATAATACTTTAATAGGTGCTGTAAATGCTTTCAACCAAAAAACCAACTTTGTTAAAAACCAATTAACAGGTGAGTATGGTGGCGTACCAGATACACAGCGAGAATACAAGAAAAACGGTATTTGGTCCGTTGTTGTCGGTGACCACAACTATGGTGAAGGATCTTCTAGAGAGCACGCTGCTATGCAGCCCAGACATTTAGGTGTAGCTGCTGTAATTGTAAAGTCTTTTGCACGTATACACGAAACAAATCTTAAGAAACAAGGTATGTTAGGTCTTACGTTTGCTAATGAAGCGGATTATGATTTAATACAAGAAGATGATACATTTAACTTCTTAGACTTAAACGAGTTTGCGCCAGACAAGCAATTGCACGTTGAGGTTGTACATGCAGATGGTTCTAAAGATGTTATTGCATTAAACCATACTTATAATGATGCCCAAATTCTATGGTACAAGGAAGGATCTGCACTTAATTTAATTAAAAAACAAAACGCTTAA
- a CDS encoding MerR family transcriptional regulator, whose protein sequence is MNNIKNQFSIKDLENLTGIKAHTIRIWEKRYNLLQPKRTDTNIRYYDLANFQKLLNVSYLNNNGYKISKIATLEESKIPALVREIAAENNIESHAINAFKLSMLNFDQALFYKTYNSLLNEKDFENIFYDIFIPLLTEIGLLWQTDTITPSHEHFLTSLIRQKILINTEKIQSKQVNKSNKTFVLYLPENEIHELGLFFINHQLVSKGYQSIMLGMSVPLQSLMDLKNYYDELIYVSYFTVKPEKDEIRKYIDDFNQLLIKNSNTKLWILGKMLNSLDLDKLPKGVTAFKSIKSLTSSLK, encoded by the coding sequence ATGAACAATATTAAAAATCAATTTAGTATTAAAGATTTAGAAAATCTTACTGGTATTAAAGCGCATACGATTAGAATTTGGGAGAAGCGCTACAATTTGTTGCAACCAAAACGTACAGATACCAATATAAGATACTACGATCTCGCCAACTTTCAGAAATTACTAAATGTAAGTTATTTAAATAATAATGGCTATAAAATTTCTAAGATTGCCACCTTAGAAGAAAGTAAAATACCTGCTTTAGTTAGAGAAATTGCAGCCGAGAATAATATAGAAAGTCACGCTATTAATGCTTTTAAGCTATCTATGTTAAATTTTGACCAAGCGTTATTCTATAAAACTTATAATTCACTTTTAAACGAAAAAGACTTTGAAAATATCTTTTATGATATTTTCATCCCGCTATTAACAGAGATAGGTTTATTATGGCAAACAGATACTATTACGCCTTCTCATGAGCATTTTTTAACCTCACTAATACGCCAAAAAATACTTATAAATACAGAGAAAATACAGTCTAAGCAAGTCAATAAATCTAACAAAACTTTCGTACTATATCTTCCAGAAAACGAAATCCACGAATTGGGTCTATTTTTTATAAATCATCAACTCGTTAGTAAAGGATACCAATCCATTATGTTAGGTATGAGTGTTCCGTTACAAAGCCTAATGGATTTAAAGAATTATTATGATGAGCTTATCTACGTATCTTACTTTACTGTAAAACCCGAAAAGGACGAAATCCGTAAATATATTGATGATTTTAACCAACTATTAATTAAAAACTCTAACACAAAATTATGGATTCTAGGCAAGATGCTAAACTCCTTAGATTTAGATAAATTACCTAAGGGTGTAACTGCATTCAAAAGCATAAAATCTCTAACCAGCAGTCTTAAATAA
- a CDS encoding phytoene/squalene synthase family protein has translation MKSIFDNISKECSKLVTNAYSTSFSMATKMLSDSIRQDIYNIYGFVRFADEIVDTFHDYDKEKLFNNFEANLEAALKDKISLNPILNSFQETYHKYNIDKHLVEAFMKSMRLDLHKKDYLTEEEYKSYIYGSADVVGLMCLKVFVKGDTEKYEDLKDAAMSLGSAFQKVNFLRDLKADFEDLSRTYFPNTDLNQLDEASKKSIILDIEEDFSKGLQGIKRLPLEARFGVFMAYRYYNKLLQKLKNTPALEIKSTRIRVPNYKKIELLTRSYVKYHLNLL, from the coding sequence ATGAAATCAATTTTTGACAATATTTCTAAAGAGTGTAGCAAACTAGTTACCAATGCTTACAGTACGTCATTTTCTATGGCGACCAAAATGTTATCCGACAGCATCAGACAAGATATATATAACATATATGGTTTTGTTCGCTTTGCTGATGAAATCGTAGACACCTTTCATGATTATGATAAAGAAAAACTCTTTAACAATTTTGAAGCTAATTTAGAGGCTGCTTTAAAAGATAAAATAAGTTTAAACCCTATCCTTAATTCTTTTCAAGAAACGTATCATAAATATAATATCGACAAGCATTTGGTTGAAGCGTTTATGAAAAGTATGCGACTGGATCTGCACAAAAAAGACTACCTCACAGAAGAAGAATATAAATCTTACATATATGGTTCTGCTGATGTCGTAGGCTTAATGTGCTTAAAGGTTTTTGTAAAAGGAGATACTGAAAAATATGAAGACCTCAAAGATGCTGCAATGAGCTTGGGCTCTGCATTTCAAAAAGTAAATTTCTTAAGAGATTTAAAGGCAGATTTTGAAGATTTAAGTCGTACTTATTTTCCAAATACAGATTTAAATCAATTAGACGAAGCATCCAAAAAATCTATAATTTTAGATATTGAAGAAGATTTCTCTAAAGGTCTTCAAGGTATTAAACGCTTACCTCTAGAGGCTCGTTTTGGTGTGTTTATGGCTTACCGTTATTATAATAAGTTATTACAAAAACTTAAAAACACACCTGCTTTAGAGATAAAATCAACAAGAATACGTGTGCCAAACTATAAAAAGATTGAGTTGTTAACCCGTAGTTACGTAAAATATCATTTAAATTTATTATAA
- a CDS encoding RNA-binding S4 domain-containing protein, which translates to MRVDKFLWCVRYYKTRSIATHACKKGQIKINGTVAKPSREVYPTDKIELRKDQIVYQLTVNDLPPNRVGAKLVDIYRTDTTPKDAFAAKELLKYSKDYYRKKGTGRPTKKDRRDIDNFYEDGEE; encoded by the coding sequence ATGAGAGTAGATAAATTTCTTTGGTGTGTACGCTATTACAAAACGAGAAGTATAGCAACTCATGCCTGTAAAAAAGGCCAAATAAAAATAAACGGTACTGTGGCAAAACCCTCTAGAGAGGTATACCCAACAGATAAAATTGAGTTACGGAAAGATCAAATTGTGTATCAGCTCACGGTTAACGATTTACCACCAAACCGTGTTGGGGCAAAACTTGTAGATATATACAGAACAGATACCACACCAAAAGATGCTTTTGCTGCAAAAGAGCTTCTAAAATATAGTAAGGATTATTACCGCAAAAAAGGAACAGGAAGGCCAACCAAAAAAGATAGACGAGATATAGATAATTTTTATGAGGATGGAGAAGAATAA
- a CDS encoding phosphoribosyltransferase family protein, whose product MALTKNTILSHKEIEHKIRRIAYQIYESNVNESEIVIAGIESNGFILAKKIKSQLDKISDINATLCKVTIDKEQPTNTIKTSIKSEHYTNKSIVLIDDVLNSGSTLIYGIKHFLDVPLKQFKTAVLVNRNHKKYPVKADFKGISLSTSLFEHVHVNLSKQPYEAYLD is encoded by the coding sequence ATGGCACTCACCAAAAACACAATTTTAAGCCATAAAGAAATTGAGCATAAAATAAGACGCATTGCCTACCAGATATACGAAAGTAATGTTAATGAGTCTGAAATTGTTATAGCTGGTATAGAAAGTAATGGCTTCATATTGGCAAAGAAAATTAAATCGCAACTTGATAAGATTTCTGATATTAACGCTACGCTTTGTAAAGTTACCATTGACAAAGAACAACCAACCAATACTATTAAGACCTCTATAAAGAGCGAGCACTACACTAACAAGTCTATAGTCTTAATTGATGATGTCTTAAACTCTGGTAGTACCTTAATTTATGGTATTAAACATTTTTTAGACGTACCATTAAAACAGTTTAAAACAGCCGTTTTGGTGAACAGAAACCATAAAAAATATCCTGTAAAAGCAGATTTTAAAGGTATTTCTTTGTCTACATCTCTTTTTGAACATGTGCATGTAAATCTTTCTAAGCAACCTTACGAAGCGTACCTAGATTAA
- a CDS encoding methyltransferase domain-containing protein, whose translation MEKNKFNKAYWELRYEKNKTGWNIGYASPPLENFIKQLRDTSISILIPGAGNSFEAELLWNEGFTNTFVLDIAKQPLENFKKRVKNFPYEQVLHQDFFELNRTFDLIIEQTFFCALNPDLRKRYVEKMAQLLKPNGKLVGLFFDFPLTEAGPPFGGSINEYKSIFNKHFKINTLQRATNSIKERQGKELFFIFEV comes from the coding sequence ATGGAGAAGAATAAGTTTAATAAAGCATATTGGGAACTCAGATACGAAAAAAATAAAACCGGGTGGAATATTGGATACGCGTCACCACCGCTAGAGAATTTTATAAAACAATTAAGAGATACATCTATTTCTATACTAATTCCTGGTGCTGGCAATAGCTTTGAAGCAGAATTGCTTTGGAACGAAGGATTTACTAATACATTTGTTTTAGACATTGCAAAACAACCATTAGAAAATTTTAAAAAAAGAGTTAAGAATTTTCCTTATGAACAAGTTTTACATCAAGATTTTTTTGAACTTAACAGAACATTTGACCTTATAATTGAACAAACCTTCTTCTGCGCCTTAAATCCAGATTTAAGAAAACGTTATGTTGAGAAGATGGCTCAACTATTAAAACCTAATGGCAAGCTAGTTGGATTGTTTTTCGATTTTCCTTTAACAGAAGCTGGACCTCCATTTGGCGGAAGTATTAATGAGTACAAGTCTATTTTTAATAAGCACTTTAAAATTAACACATTACAGCGTGCAACAAATTCTATAAAAGAAAGGCAAGGTAAAGAACTCTTTTTTATATTTGAAGTCTAA
- a CDS encoding sterol desaturase family protein: MQTVYWILVFLGTFFIMEFNAWFTHKYIMHGFLWSLHKDHHHKDHDSWFERNDAFFIFYAVVSMICFYLWNYEGIWYTLPIGLGILFYGIAYFVVHDIFIHQRFKWLRNIDNKYARGVRRAHKIHHKHLGKNDGENFGMLIVPFKYFK; this comes from the coding sequence ATGCAGACCGTTTATTGGATTTTAGTTTTCTTAGGAACTTTTTTTATAATGGAGTTTAATGCTTGGTTTACCCACAAATATATAATGCATGGGTTTTTGTGGAGTTTACACAAAGATCATCATCATAAAGACCATGATAGTTGGTTTGAGCGCAACGATGCTTTCTTTATTTTTTATGCAGTAGTGAGTATGATATGTTTCTATCTGTGGAATTATGAAGGCATCTGGTATACTCTACCTATTGGCTTGGGAATATTGTTTTACGGCATTGCATATTTTGTAGTACACGATATTTTTATTCATCAACGTTTTAAATGGCTTAGAAATATCGATAACAAATATGCGAGAGGAGTTAGACGTGCGCACAAGATTCATCATAAACACTTAGGTAAAAATGACGGTGAAAATTTTGGAATGCTCATTGTCCCGTTTAAATACTTTAAATAA
- a CDS encoding Crp/Fnr family transcriptional regulator, producing the protein MNTVWILEDVNLFNLLCPHKFKKYKACHDFDAYKKSDYIYFEEDAANKVYLIEKGKVKIGYYNEDGTEVIKAILKKGELFGEKAILGEEKRDEFAQSLDNNTSICPVAVDTMHALMRDNKTFSLKIYKFIGFKFKKLERRLQLLLFKDSKTRLLEFLNELCTDYGYDCEKTGDHIINHPYTQKDIASLIGVSRPTLNILMNELKEADVIDFNRRQIRIFSTSA; encoded by the coding sequence ATGAACACCGTTTGGATTCTTGAAGATGTAAATTTATTTAATTTACTCTGTCCTCATAAGTTTAAGAAATATAAGGCATGCCATGATTTTGATGCCTATAAGAAAAGTGACTATATCTATTTTGAAGAAGATGCAGCAAATAAAGTCTACCTTATAGAAAAAGGTAAAGTTAAGATTGGGTATTACAACGAGGATGGCACGGAAGTTATTAAAGCTATTTTAAAGAAAGGCGAGTTATTTGGTGAAAAAGCTATATTAGGCGAAGAAAAGCGAGATGAGTTTGCACAATCTTTAGATAATAATACATCTATCTGTCCTGTTGCCGTTGATACTATGCACGCGTTAATGCGAGACAATAAAACGTTCAGCTTAAAGATTTATAAGTTTATAGGCTTTAAATTTAAAAAGCTAGAACGAAGACTTCAGCTATTATTGTTTAAAGATTCAAAAACAAGACTATTAGAATTCCTCAATGAACTATGCACAGATTATGGGTATGATTGCGAAAAAACCGGAGACCATATTATTAACCATCCGTATACTCAAAAAGATATCGCATCTTTAATAGGTGTTTCTCGTCCGACATTAAATATTTTAATGAACGAACTTAAAGAAGCAGATGTTATTGATTTTAACCGCCGACAAATTAGAATTTTCAGTACTTCAGCTTAA
- a CDS encoding TlpA family protein disulfide reductase translates to MKKHFKKSNIIFIIVILLLIIPQTRRPIQVWLHKGLSYINQSTIIDNDQRVKVTYDKWKLQSDNNTILDFKSTKGQVVLINFWATWCPPCVAEMPSLQALYNDYNTKVKFLFVTNDELDLVKGFMAKNKYTFKVYNSINNIPIELKTKSIPRTFVINKKGEIVIDETGAVNWNSDSVRVQLEQLLAE, encoded by the coding sequence ATGAAAAAGCATTTTAAAAAAAGCAATATTATCTTTATAATAGTAATCTTGCTACTGATAATTCCGCAAACAAGACGGCCTATTCAAGTTTGGTTACACAAAGGGTTAAGTTATATTAATCAATCAACGATTATAGATAATGACCAAAGAGTTAAAGTGACCTATGATAAATGGAAATTACAATCTGATAATAATACAATCCTCGATTTTAAATCTACAAAAGGCCAAGTAGTTCTCATTAACTTTTGGGCAACTTGGTGCCCGCCATGTGTTGCCGAGATGCCAAGCCTTCAGGCGTTGTATAACGATTACAATACTAAAGTAAAGTTTTTGTTTGTTACCAACGATGAGCTCGACCTTGTTAAGGGCTTTATGGCTAAAAACAAGTACACTTTTAAGGTTTACAATTCAATTAATAACATCCCAATAGAGCTTAAGACAAAATCTATACCACGTACCTTTGTTATCAACAAAAAAGGGGAAATCGTCATAGACGAAACTGGTGCTGTAAATTGGAACAGTGATAGCGTTCGTGTTCAACTAGAGCAATTACTAGCGGAATAA
- a CDS encoding shikimate kinase, translated as MIVVLMGYMGSGKSTAGKNLATVLGYNFLDLDHHISEKENSSIQDVFKHKGEIYFRKKEALYLNDILHSQENIVLALGGGTPCYGNNLDVLLDSSMVKLFYLKLTLPMLVERLFNEKENRPLISHLKTKEELTEFIGKHLFERTQYYNQAPYIILADNKSKKAIVEEILTSLI; from the coding sequence ATGATAGTTGTTTTAATGGGTTATATGGGTTCTGGTAAATCCACGGCGGGTAAGAATTTAGCTACTGTATTGGGTTACAATTTTTTAGACTTAGATCACCATATTTCTGAAAAGGAAAATTCTTCAATCCAAGATGTGTTTAAGCACAAAGGCGAAATATATTTTAGAAAAAAGGAAGCCTTGTATTTAAATGATATATTACATTCACAAGAAAACATTGTTTTGGCATTAGGAGGTGGTACACCTTGTTATGGTAATAATTTAGATGTACTTCTAGATAGTTCAATGGTTAAGTTGTTTTATTTAAAACTAACATTGCCTATGCTGGTAGAGCGCTTGTTTAACGAAAAAGAAAATAGACCTTTAATTAGTCATTTAAAAACCAAAGAAGAGCTTACAGAATTTATAGGTAAACATCTTTTTGAGCGCACCCAATATTATAACCAAGCTCCTTACATTATACTGGCGGATAATAAATCTAAGAAAGCCATTGTAGAAGAGATTTTAACGTCTTTAATCTAG
- a CDS encoding FKBP-type peptidyl-prolyl cis-trans isomerase, which produces MKSIKLILSLAVVLTLTISCEDDDVAVPDVEVRDRGEQQIADNDSLLGYLSTHYYNSDFFLTGTNHKYTDIVVTELVEGEVVPAGHTLLINAVETHTTTFEETDYQYYVLKLNQGAGDSPRFTDFVRMRYEGFTLEDGEVFDSRATPEDLPMQGVGFSGGVIRGWQLTIPMFNTAESFAIGSDGITNYNNFGLGMMFLPSGLAYFSNTASGSVAAYSNLVFKFELLQYEEIDHDGDGIPSYIEDLDANLDVLDDDTDEDLAPNYVDVDDDNDGVNTRDELMPTSYTVDTNMNEEEPVLGPGEYEISRSTSNGILTINTVKVVDSDSNGTPDYLQEDIAENYNEEEG; this is translated from the coding sequence ATGAAATCAATAAAACTTATCCTTAGTTTAGCCGTTGTACTAACGCTCACTATTTCTTGTGAAGACGATGATGTCGCTGTGCCAGACGTAGAGGTTAGAGATAGAGGAGAACAACAAATAGCAGATAATGATTCGCTACTAGGATACCTATCTACGCACTATTATAATTCAGATTTTTTTCTAACCGGAACAAACCATAAATATACAGATATCGTTGTTACAGAGCTTGTTGAAGGAGAAGTAGTTCCGGCAGGCCATACTTTACTTATTAATGCCGTAGAGACACATACAACCACTTTTGAAGAAACGGATTACCAATATTATGTATTAAAACTTAATCAAGGAGCCGGAGATTCTCCAAGATTTACAGACTTTGTTAGAATGCGTTATGAAGGTTTTACTTTAGAAGATGGCGAAGTGTTTGACTCTAGAGCCACTCCAGAAGATTTACCGATGCAAGGTGTAGGCTTTTCTGGTGGAGTCATTAGAGGTTGGCAGTTAACAATACCAATGTTTAACACAGCCGAAAGTTTTGCAATCGGCTCTGATGGGATTACAAACTATAACAATTTTGGTTTGGGTATGATGTTTTTACCATCGGGATTGGCTTATTTTTCTAATACAGCCTCAGGAAGTGTAGCGGCTTACTCTAACCTTGTTTTTAAGTTTGAACTGTTACAATATGAAGAAATAGACCATGATGGCGATGGCATACCGTCTTATATTGAGGATTTGGATGCAAATTTAGATGTTTTAGATGATGACACTGATGAAGATTTAGCGCCTAATTATGTAGATGTAGATGATGATAATGATGGTGTTAATACAAGAGATGAATTAATGCCAACTAGCTATACGGTTGACACAAATATGAATGAAGAAGAGCCAGTTCTAGGACCTGGCGAGTATGAGATAAGCCGATCTACATCAAACGGTATTTTAACTATCAATACAGTGAAGGTTGTAGATTCTGATAGTAATGGAACGCCAGATTATCTGCAAGAAGATATTGCTGAAAATTACAATGAAGAAGAAGGTTAA
- a CDS encoding phytoene desaturase family protein, translated as MRKTISIIGSGFSSLSASCYLAKAGYNVSIYEKNDTVGGRARQLIKDGFTFDIGPSWYWMPDIFEKFFNDFGKKTSDYYKLDKLSPAYKIFFSDEVITIGDHMDQICEEFERIETGSSKPLRKFIAQAQDHYDIAINKVVLKPGISPFELVTKETVTRVDRFFKTISSEVRKNFKNPKLISTLEFPVLFLGAKPSQTPSFYSFMNFADFGLGTWHPKGGMYEIIKAMKSLAESLGVNIITNSNVEKINVENQKAKGITVNGKFIASDIILSGADYHHSETLLDKNYRQYSQSYWSKRTFAPSSLLFYVGFNKKLKDVEHHNLFFDTDFENHAEDIYDDPKWPENPLFYVNFPSVTDKSMAPEGCETGFFLIPIAPGLEDTPELRQQYFDLIIDRFENLTQQNVKDNILFKESFCVNDFISEYNSYKGNAYGMANTLRQTAFLRPKLKSKKVDGLYFTGQLTVPGPGVPPALISGKLVSQLIQKNEI; from the coding sequence ATGCGTAAAACAATATCAATAATAGGCTCGGGCTTTTCATCCCTTTCTGCATCTTGCTACTTAGCAAAAGCAGGTTACAACGTTTCCATTTATGAAAAAAACGATACCGTAGGCGGCAGAGCAAGACAACTCATTAAAGATGGCTTTACCTTTGATATCGGCCCAAGTTGGTATTGGATGCCAGATATTTTTGAAAAATTTTTTAATGATTTTGGTAAAAAAACAAGTGATTACTACAAGCTTGATAAATTAAGTCCTGCATACAAAATTTTCTTTTCAGACGAGGTGATTACTATTGGTGACCACATGGATCAGATTTGTGAAGAGTTTGAACGTATTGAAACGGGCAGCTCAAAACCACTTCGTAAATTTATAGCACAAGCCCAAGACCACTACGACATAGCAATAAATAAAGTTGTATTAAAACCAGGCATTTCACCATTTGAATTGGTAACAAAAGAAACGGTAACCAGAGTAGATCGTTTCTTTAAAACCATAAGTTCAGAGGTTAGAAAAAACTTTAAAAACCCAAAGCTCATTTCTACATTAGAATTTCCTGTTTTATTTTTAGGAGCAAAACCAAGCCAGACACCATCGTTTTATAGTTTTATGAATTTTGCAGATTTTGGTTTGGGCACCTGGCATCCAAAGGGTGGTATGTATGAAATTATTAAAGCAATGAAAAGTCTCGCAGAAAGTCTGGGTGTAAACATTATTACCAACAGTAATGTTGAAAAGATAAATGTTGAAAACCAAAAAGCTAAAGGTATAACCGTTAACGGTAAATTTATAGCATCAGATATTATACTCAGCGGTGCAGATTATCATCATTCTGAGACTTTATTAGACAAAAACTATCGGCAATATTCTCAAAGCTATTGGAGCAAGCGCACTTTTGCACCTTCTTCACTACTTTTTTACGTAGGCTTTAATAAAAAGCTAAAAGATGTAGAGCATCACAATTTATTTTTTGATACCGACTTCGAAAACCACGCCGAAGATATATATGATGACCCTAAATGGCCCGAAAATCCATTATTTTATGTTAACTTTCCTTCAGTAACAGATAAGAGTATGGCACCAGAAGGATGCGAAACAGGATTCTTTCTAATACCAATAGCACCAGGTTTAGAAGACACACCAGAGTTGAGACAACAATATTTTGATCTAATTATAGATCGTTTTGAAAACCTAACGCAACAAAATGTAAAAGACAACATTCTCTTTAAAGAATCATTCTGTGTTAATGACTTTATAAGCGAATATAACTCATACAAAGGCAACGCCTATGGTATGGCAAACACTTTACGACAAACTGCGTTTTTAAGACCTAAATTAAAAAGTAAAAAAGTAGATGGGCTCTATTTTACAGGACAATTAACAGTACCAGGTCCTGGTGTACCACCTGCTTTAATATCAGGAAAGTTAGTTTCTCAACTAATACAAAAAAATGAAATTTAA